The genomic segment TATCGTCAATTACCTTTGGGGTAGCCATACAAGACACCCTAGCGGGTGATACTGAGTTTGGAGCAGAATCTGCCCTGACCATCAACACTGCTGATTGTACTGATGACATCTACATTGATTTTGGATTAGGCGCAGTGATGTCAGCCACAGATGCTTGGGATATCACGTTGGCGTGCACAACCGTGGATGACATTTCGGGAGCTGAATTTGATATACACATCGCCGAAGATGCAACCGCCTTGGTCGATGAGGACAACAGCTATACAGCTATCGACAGTGAAGCAGTGCAGTTTTATGGCTTTACCCCAGATATTACACAGGAATTGGCATTCGATGCGAACCCTTGGTATCAGTACAACCTAAATGGTGGACATTTATTGTGGTCGCAATACGGTGTGTATTTAATTAAAAATAATAACACCACCTATAAGATGCAAATTACCAGTTACTACGATGATGCTGGTACCTCGGGTCATTACAGCTTCCGTTTTGACGCACTAGCCAGCGAATAATTCGTTTATATCAACTTTTTTCGTTTGGTTAAACGCCGCTGATTTCGCAGGCTCATAGGGCTAAATCAGCGGTGTTAACGGCGGAAACAGGTTACATTTTGACTGTTTATTGGAACAACCATGTACAAGTACCTTAGTTTTATTCTGTTTCTCACTTCGGCGCTGTTGCAGGCTCCGGTTCATGCTGACAATGCAGCAGGTATACCTAGCAAAGAAACGACTCAAAAGATGCGAATTATTGCCTCCGGTGGCAGTATTACTGAAGTCATTTATGCCTTGGGTAAAGCGCAAAATATCGTGGCAACAGACAGCACAAGTATGTTTCCTAAGGCAGCCGCTGCTTTGCCTAAGCTCGGTTATTTTCGTCAGCTTAGCACGGAAGGCGTTCTTCGCTTTCAACCTACCCATTTATTAGGTGCACAGGCTACGGGCCCTGACACATTGGCAGGGCAGCTTGCGGCTGCAGGAGTTGAAGTGCATATCTTCGATGAGCAGCGGGATTTACACGGTTTACAACATATGATCAGCGAAATAGGGCGGTTGCTCAACGCCAAAGATGAAGCCCGTACATTGAATACTCATATTGGCCAACAAGTGACTGAGCTTAAATCCGAAGCACAGGCGCGAGCTCAAAATCAGCAGCCAATTAGCGCCCTGTTTGTGATGTCTGATAGTGACAGAGGGCTAACTGTTGCGGGGGGAAATACTGTTCCTCAAGCGTTATTTGATGACGCAGGCTTAGTCAATGTGGCGCGCAATTTACCCGATTATAAAGTCATGGATAACGAGTCTATTTTAGCGGCCAACCCAGATATTATTTTTGTTGCTAGCCACCGGGCTAAAGAGCCTAATGCCTTAGCTCGTTTGTGCCAGCATCCTGCCCTTAAAGCGACTAATGCAGGGCGCAACTGCGTAATCAGCACGATGGAAAGCAGCAGTGCGCTGGGGTTGTCACCGCGTTACCCAGACGCGCTGAAACGGATCATTCAGCAAACCGCTACTTTTTATGCACCTGAACTTGCCCATGCAAAATAAGGCCGCTGTCGTAAATTTGCAGCTTAGCTTGAGTGCTAGGCGCCAAAAACACCTGCGCGGATTTATATTCGGTTCAATAGTGGCGGGCTTGCTTCTTCTTTTAGGGATGCAATCTGGCAGTTTTGAACAGTCAACAGGCATATTACTTGATGTGATATCCCACAAGTTTCAGCAGCAAGGGCTTTCACAAGAGCAGTATTTACAGTGGTACGTTTTTTCTGAATTACGCGCACCGCGTATGGTCATGGCTATGTGTGTGGGTGCACTACTGGCAATGTCTGGTTGTGCCATGCAAGGCTTAGTGCGAAACCCGTTGGCAGATCCCGGTCTAATCGGTATTTCAGGAGGGGCTGCTGCTGCCGCTGCTACCGCGTTGGCAGTGATCAATCATTTTCCTGAGCTCGAAGTCTCTGGGCAGTACTTGATTGCCCTTAGTGCCTTTATGGGGGCTTTGTTAGCTGTGTGGATTGTGTTAATCGTCGCTCGTACGCCAGCGGGTATGGCAATTTCTTCGTTGATCTTGGCAGGCGTTGCGGTGAATGCCTTAGCTGGTACACACATTGGTG from the Paraglaciecola mesophila genome contains:
- a CDS encoding FecCD family ABC transporter permease yields the protein MQNKAAVVNLQLSLSARRQKHLRGFIFGSIVAGLLLLLGMQSGSFEQSTGILLDVISHKFQQQGLSQEQYLQWYVFSELRAPRMVMAMCVGALLAMSGCAMQGLVRNPLADPGLIGISGGAAAAAATALAVINHFPELEVSGQYLIALSAFMGALLAVWIVLIVARTPAGMAISSLILAGVAVNALAGTHIGAISYMANDDALRQITYWTMGSLGGVTWSKVLFVGALSVPIVGLYMHLRQPLNLFALGENEAQCMGLEVNKYKRLILWLVAFSVALATALCGIIGFVGLVVPHMARSIFSADHKYLMPACGLLGAILMLAADTASRALFPPLEIPIGIVTSAVGAPFFLYLLAKQKSAGVNG
- a CDS encoding heme/hemin ABC transporter substrate-binding protein, translated to MYKYLSFILFLTSALLQAPVHADNAAGIPSKETTQKMRIIASGGSITEVIYALGKAQNIVATDSTSMFPKAAAALPKLGYFRQLSTEGVLRFQPTHLLGAQATGPDTLAGQLAAAGVEVHIFDEQRDLHGLQHMISEIGRLLNAKDEARTLNTHIGQQVTELKSEAQARAQNQQPISALFVMSDSDRGLTVAGGNTVPQALFDDAGLVNVARNLPDYKVMDNESILAANPDIIFVASHRAKEPNALARLCQHPALKATNAGRNCVISTMESSSALGLSPRYPDALKRIIQQTATFYAPELAHAK